In Poecile atricapillus isolate bPoeAtr1 chromosome 12, bPoeAtr1.hap1, whole genome shotgun sequence, one DNA window encodes the following:
- the CD40LG gene encoding CD40 ligand isoform X2, producing the protein METGFPLFLKQMEEVLSLSEDYIFLKKVQKCQTAEGQKSTLLDCEKVIKGFQSIQCKDGPLKEQPKFEMQRGPEHREHAHLMHKNETSVAAEKRKPVAVHLAGQQSNKAGSVLEWKETMYGPTNSLISNKEGKLKVEEAGLYYIYSQVSFCTREASLAPFTLYIYLHIPEEEDRLLLKGQKTQSTLKSHCELQSIRVGGVFNLREGDMVFVNVTDSTKVKYSHGNTYLGIFKV; encoded by the exons ATGGAAGAGGTGTTGAGCTTAAGTGAAGATTACATCTTCCTGAAGAAAGTACAGAAATGTCAGACAGCAGAAGGTCAGAAGTCAACATTATTGGACTGTGAAAAGGTTATAAAGGGCTTCCAGAGCATCCAGTGCAAG GATGGACCCCTCAAGGAGCAGCCCAAGTTTGAAATGCAGAGAG GTCCTGAGCACCGTGAGCATGCCCATTTGATGCACAAGAATGAGACATCTGTGGCAG CAGAGAAGAGGAAGCCAGTTGCAGTTCACCTGGCAGGTCAGCAGAGCAACAAGGCAGGCTCAG TGCTGGAGTGGAAGGAGACCATGTATGGCCCCACAAACAGCTTGATATCCAATAAGGAGGGGAAATTGAAGGTGGAGGAAGCAGGGCTCTACTACATCTACTCCCAAGTCAGCTTCTGCACCAGGGAAGCATCTTTGGCACCCTTCACCCTCTATATTTATTTGCATATCCCCGAGGAAGAGGACCGGCTCTTGCTGAAAGGACAAAAGACACAGAGCACCTTGAAGTCCCACTGTGAACTCCAGTCAATCCGTGTGGGAGGTGTCTTCAACCTCCGGGAAGGTGACATGGTCTTCGTCAATGTGACAGACTCCACGAAAGTGAAGTACAGCCATGGCAACACCTACTTAGGAATCTTCAAGGTGTAG
- the CD40LG gene encoding CD40 ligand isoform X3, translated as MHLWTLMEEVLSLSEDYIFLKKVQKCQTAEGQKSTLLDCEKVIKGFQSIQCKDGPLKEQPKFEMQRGPEHREHAHLMHKNETSVAAEKRKPVAVHLAGQQSNKAGSVLEWKETMYGPTNSLISNKEGKLKVEEAGLYYIYSQVSFCTREASLAPFTLYIYLHIPEEEDRLLLKGQKTQSTLKSHCELQSIRVGGVFNLREGDMVFVNVTDSTKVKYSHGNTYLGIFKV; from the exons ATGGAAGAGGTGTTGAGCTTAAGTGAAGATTACATCTTCCTGAAGAAAGTACAGAAATGTCAGACAGCAGAAGGTCAGAAGTCAACATTATTGGACTGTGAAAAGGTTATAAAGGGCTTCCAGAGCATCCAGTGCAAG GATGGACCCCTCAAGGAGCAGCCCAAGTTTGAAATGCAGAGAG GTCCTGAGCACCGTGAGCATGCCCATTTGATGCACAAGAATGAGACATCTGTGGCAG CAGAGAAGAGGAAGCCAGTTGCAGTTCACCTGGCAGGTCAGCAGAGCAACAAGGCAGGCTCAG TGCTGGAGTGGAAGGAGACCATGTATGGCCCCACAAACAGCTTGATATCCAATAAGGAGGGGAAATTGAAGGTGGAGGAAGCAGGGCTCTACTACATCTACTCCCAAGTCAGCTTCTGCACCAGGGAAGCATCTTTGGCACCCTTCACCCTCTATATTTATTTGCATATCCCCGAGGAAGAGGACCGGCTCTTGCTGAAAGGACAAAAGACACAGAGCACCTTGAAGTCCCACTGTGAACTCCAGTCAATCCGTGTGGGAGGTGTCTTCAACCTCCGGGAAGGTGACATGGTCTTCGTCAATGTGACAGACTCCACGAAAGTGAAGTACAGCCATGGCAACACCTACTTAGGAATCTTCAAGGTGTAG
- the CD40LG gene encoding CD40 ligand isoform X1 — translation MNEPYGPEAPRPISSTSPGIMKMFMGFLTLFIVAQTIGTVLFCLYLHMKMDKMEEVLSLSEDYIFLKKVQKCQTAEGQKSTLLDCEKVIKGFQSIQCKDGPLKEQPKFEMQRGPEHREHAHLMHKNETSVAAEKRKPVAVHLAGQQSNKAGSVLEWKETMYGPTNSLISNKEGKLKVEEAGLYYIYSQVSFCTREASLAPFTLYIYLHIPEEEDRLLLKGQKTQSTLKSHCELQSIRVGGVFNLREGDMVFVNVTDSTKVKYSHGNTYLGIFKV, via the exons ATGAACGAACCCTATGGCCCTGAGGCACCCCGTCCCATCAGCAGCACATCTCCTGGCATCATGAAAATGTTCATGGGCTTCCTCACTCTATTTATTGTAGCACAGACCATTGGGACTGTGCTCTTCTGTTTGTATCTTCACATGAAGATGGATAAG ATGGAAGAGGTGTTGAGCTTAAGTGAAGATTACATCTTCCTGAAGAAAGTACAGAAATGTCAGACAGCAGAAGGTCAGAAGTCAACATTATTGGACTGTGAAAAGGTTATAAAGGGCTTCCAGAGCATCCAGTGCAAG GATGGACCCCTCAAGGAGCAGCCCAAGTTTGAAATGCAGAGAG GTCCTGAGCACCGTGAGCATGCCCATTTGATGCACAAGAATGAGACATCTGTGGCAG CAGAGAAGAGGAAGCCAGTTGCAGTTCACCTGGCAGGTCAGCAGAGCAACAAGGCAGGCTCAG TGCTGGAGTGGAAGGAGACCATGTATGGCCCCACAAACAGCTTGATATCCAATAAGGAGGGGAAATTGAAGGTGGAGGAAGCAGGGCTCTACTACATCTACTCCCAAGTCAGCTTCTGCACCAGGGAAGCATCTTTGGCACCCTTCACCCTCTATATTTATTTGCATATCCCCGAGGAAGAGGACCGGCTCTTGCTGAAAGGACAAAAGACACAGAGCACCTTGAAGTCCCACTGTGAACTCCAGTCAATCCGTGTGGGAGGTGTCTTCAACCTCCGGGAAGGTGACATGGTCTTCGTCAATGTGACAGACTCCACGAAAGTGAAGTACAGCCATGGCAACACCTACTTAGGAATCTTCAAGGTGTAG